One genomic region from Halobacteriovorax vibrionivorans encodes:
- a CDS encoding glycosyltransferase family 4 protein, producing MSNKKIILCASDSWYLLNFRYDLIKELNEKYSEVVIVTSFDGSEKKMGEFFPNIRIINSLLDRKSTGLMKNVFLIYCYFKIYINEKPDFVMNFTIKPNVFSAFVCIVLSIPFINNVTGLGTVFIKGGALQNIVIYLYRVIFPFAKNIIFQNNDDMSLIKDFKVSARNFVLIEGSGVNTNVFSSNESILEREYDFVFIGRIIKDKGVVEYIKAMKRLKLEYPSLRVLIVGGLDSDNQTSLSKEEFNELIEDSGIEYLGKRSDVPKILSETKFMVLPSYREGLSKVLIEAASMGCVILTSDVPGCRQVVESNGFLFEPKNVESLYNTVLNTIEIGDEELLRLSKNSRKLAVSRFSTEIVNKKIFNLLQD from the coding sequence ATGTCAAATAAAAAGATAATACTGTGCGCATCAGATTCTTGGTACCTTTTAAACTTTAGATACGATTTAATAAAAGAATTGAATGAGAAATATAGTGAAGTCGTAATCGTAACAAGCTTCGATGGAAGTGAAAAAAAAATGGGAGAATTTTTTCCTAATATTAGGATAATAAATTCATTGCTTGATAGAAAATCTACTGGGTTGATGAAAAATGTTTTCTTAATTTATTGTTATTTTAAGATTTATATAAATGAAAAACCAGATTTTGTAATGAACTTTACAATAAAGCCAAATGTTTTTTCTGCTTTTGTATGTATTGTTTTATCAATACCCTTTATAAATAATGTAACAGGCTTGGGTACTGTATTTATCAAAGGGGGGGCTCTACAGAATATCGTGATTTACTTGTATAGAGTAATTTTTCCATTTGCAAAGAATATCATTTTTCAAAATAATGATGATATGAGTCTTATAAAAGATTTCAAAGTTTCAGCAAGAAATTTCGTATTAATTGAGGGGAGTGGTGTGAATACGAACGTTTTTAGTTCTAACGAAAGTATATTAGAACGAGAATATGATTTTGTATTCATCGGGAGGATTATTAAGGATAAAGGTGTTGTAGAATATATAAAGGCGATGAAGAGACTTAAATTAGAATATCCAAGTCTAAGAGTTTTAATTGTGGGTGGCCTGGACTCTGATAATCAAACAAGTCTTTCTAAAGAAGAATTTAATGAGCTAATTGAGGATTCAGGTATTGAATATCTTGGTAAAAGGAGTGATGTACCAAAGATCTTGAGTGAAACTAAATTTATGGTCTTGCCTTCATATCGTGAAGGACTTTCAAAAGTTTTGATTGAGGCTGCGAGTATGGGGTGTGTTATATTGACTAGTGATGTGCCTGGATGTCGTCAAGTTGTAGAATCAAACGGCTTCTTGTTTGAGCCTAAAAATGTTGAGTCATTATACAATACAGTATTAAATACAATAGAGATTGGGGATGAGGAATTATTAAGACTTTCTAAAAATAGTAGAAAACTCGCAGTAAGCCGGTTTTCCACAGAAATAGTAAATAAGAAAATATTTAATTTATTACAAGATTAA
- a CDS encoding MraY family glycosyltransferase yields MTMPILIKFANHATIYADPCERSSHDKKVPNLGGIGIFLGIVFSMLLLTPNKLFSGLQYILATQFIIFFLGLKDDIFILSAKNKLIIQIACALILIVLSGARITSFYGTLGIYELTDTQSYIFSIITIVGLVNAFNLIDGINWLAGLISISAATFLSIWFITNGFIIFAGLSLAIIGSVIAFLIYNKTPARIFMGDTGSLLLGLTLTFLIIKFINLNHTLPNLKFQLRSAPSMAVSIFFIPILDTLRVFLIRIKEKRSPLSPDKNHLHHILLDANFTHLQAALSLFFINSACIIISLILNRFTGKIIIPLLFVFSFSLINVFIFSRVKKKSLNLVIN; encoded by the coding sequence ATGACAATGCCCATACTAATAAAGTTTGCAAACCATGCTACTATTTATGCAGATCCATGCGAAAGGTCTTCACATGACAAAAAAGTCCCTAATCTTGGTGGAATTGGTATTTTTCTAGGTATCGTATTCAGTATGTTACTTTTAACACCAAACAAGTTATTTTCGGGCCTGCAATATATTTTAGCAACTCAATTCATCATTTTTTTCTTGGGATTAAAAGATGATATCTTTATTCTTTCAGCTAAAAATAAACTAATAATACAAATTGCATGTGCCTTAATATTAATAGTCCTATCTGGTGCAAGAATAACAAGTTTTTATGGAACGTTAGGCATATATGAGTTAACTGACACCCAATCTTACATATTTTCGATTATAACGATTGTCGGGTTAGTAAATGCATTTAATCTTATCGATGGTATTAACTGGCTAGCGGGCCTCATTTCTATTTCGGCTGCAACATTTCTATCTATCTGGTTTATTACCAATGGATTTATAATATTTGCGGGGCTCTCACTTGCAATAATAGGCTCTGTTATTGCATTTTTAATTTATAATAAAACTCCTGCAAGAATTTTTATGGGTGATACTGGTTCATTACTTCTAGGCTTAACTCTAACATTTTTAATAATTAAGTTTATAAATCTGAATCACACTCTACCGAATCTTAAATTTCAATTAAGATCTGCCCCTTCAATGGCAGTGAGTATCTTCTTTATACCAATTCTTGATACATTAAGGGTATTTTTAATTAGAATCAAAGAAAAGAGAAGCCCTCTTAGCCCGGATAAAAATCATCTACACCACATTTTACTTGATGCAAACTTTACACACTTACAAGCGGCACTTAGTTTATTCTTTATTAACTCAGCTTGTATCATAATTTCTCTCATTCTTAATCGTTTTACGGGAAAAATTATAATACCATTATTATTTGTATTTTCATTTTCACTAATTAATGTATTTATATTTTCGAGAGTAAAAAAAAAGAGTCTTAATCTTGTAATAAATTAA
- a CDS encoding UTP--glucose-1-phosphate uridylyltransferase produces MNLKEFITNPIELEYFQGLLSQLNEKKEQLRIATPENDTGVYPTAIAPRELMRRELPFYSYEDIKQRYSTKEIVDCTLWLRKMHGGLGSSLDRSEYLKKYGRTTPGSKSTDLYIETKEFGDISLAEAQIIQASKKTSSFKKVVLQDLVNNDVKPILDKMWEKHSQLLNENFSRLESVVQQKLPTIKDGKLSTERLAPAGHGIFGYEVFKGPRPSGDNIVACIGNGEDLSSTPDRAIVNWMLTENIPVVMVTTTKTDRDMKGGQIALKVEGDKTYLTIVEKAQAEQAGQLDYFEKLGLREEDDDAFFNTNLVLVNFNAIDNSEIALPDLIKNQKGDFVQLEGAMGSVLLNSDRLARETGKKFVHILNVNKENRKKFFSPIKNIRDFRDLIKSSMLNNGTFHFK; encoded by the coding sequence ATGAATTTAAAAGAATTTATCACGAATCCTATTGAACTCGAGTACTTCCAGGGGCTTCTTTCTCAACTTAATGAGAAAAAAGAACAACTAAGAATTGCTACTCCTGAAAATGACACAGGGGTTTACCCTACAGCAATTGCACCTCGAGAATTAATGCGTCGCGAACTTCCTTTTTATTCATACGAAGACATCAAGCAACGATATTCAACAAAAGAAATAGTCGACTGTACTTTATGGCTTAGAAAAATGCACGGAGGCCTTGGCTCAAGCCTTGATCGAAGTGAATATCTAAAAAAATATGGCCGCACAACTCCAGGTTCAAAATCTACAGATCTTTATATTGAAACAAAAGAATTTGGAGACATCTCACTAGCTGAAGCTCAAATCATTCAAGCTTCAAAGAAAACAAGCTCATTCAAAAAAGTGGTCCTACAGGACCTTGTTAATAATGATGTAAAGCCAATCCTAGATAAGATGTGGGAGAAGCATTCTCAACTCTTAAATGAAAACTTTTCTCGCCTTGAATCAGTGGTTCAACAAAAACTCCCAACTATCAAAGATGGCAAGCTTTCAACTGAGAGACTTGCACCTGCGGGACATGGTATCTTTGGATACGAAGTCTTTAAAGGCCCAAGGCCTTCCGGCGACAATATTGTTGCCTGTATCGGAAATGGAGAAGATCTAAGCTCCACTCCAGATCGCGCTATTGTCAATTGGATGCTAACTGAGAATATTCCAGTTGTTATGGTAACCACCACAAAAACTGACCGTGATATGAAAGGTGGCCAAATTGCTCTAAAAGTCGAAGGCGATAAGACCTACCTTACAATTGTAGAAAAAGCACAAGCTGAACAAGCTGGACAATTAGATTACTTTGAAAAGCTGGGTCTTCGCGAAGAAGATGATGACGCTTTTTTCAATACGAATTTAGTACTCGTAAACTTTAATGCTATCGATAATAGTGAAATAGCACTACCAGACTTAATAAAAAATCAAAAAGGTGACTTTGTGCAGCTTGAGGGTGCGATGGGATCAGTACTGTTAAATTCAGATAGACTAGCTAGAGAAACAGGAAAAAAGTTTGTTCATATTCTCAATGTTAATAAAGAGAACCGAAAAAAGTTTTTTAGTCCCATCAAAAACATACGTGATTTTAGAGACTTAATAAAGTCCTCTATGCTAAACAATGGTACTTTTCACTTCAAATAA
- a CDS encoding helix-turn-helix domain-containing protein has translation MSYDNLDLEFLEYAKTAIKKNDYYDIDLKALRKSLGLKQTDLIGIDQPDVSKIENRLDLKLSTLNKYAKACGLEMEIKFHPKH, from the coding sequence ATGAGTTATGATAACTTAGACTTAGAGTTCTTAGAGTATGCCAAGACGGCCATCAAGAAGAATGACTACTACGACATCGATCTAAAAGCTTTAAGAAAATCACTTGGGCTTAAGCAAACAGACTTAATAGGTATAGATCAGCCTGATGTCTCTAAAATTGAAAATCGTCTCGATTTAAAACTTTCAACATTGAATAAGTATGCAAAGGCCTGTGGCCTAGAGATGGAAATTAAATTCCACCCCAAGCATTAA
- a CDS encoding sulfatase-like hydrolase/transferase translates to MSNIFIVSNYFTGVGLNDVVLYHLRLDTVEAGVGEYTNIIIASAAMIILSIFFTYKITKKKVASQFATVVLLLAIISSPLTHNLYTLLKPNEFQGVKIDIHKAGDEIAEIKDKKNLIIIYAEGFEKTYLNDEVFPGMTPNMRELEKQSLSFTNMYSNYGATWTIAGMVASQCGVPLEAAGEGNAMEGIFNFYGSAVCLPDILHSNGYIGAHLKGASVVFSGTKNYLKTHKYSLIKGKDDLKKKYPTARTNSWGFYDKNLFDEAKIVADNLAKKDNPFFLSVNTLDTHHPKGHVFPSCKINHQDGDSRLVKAFKCSDYYIKEFVDKIRASEYSDNTLIVVMSDHLSLRNLLSDKLQGMDRKNLFLINYPNNSKTGEVTKPGTHLDVATTLLAQLGTDYKVGLGVDLLKEEKTLYEQYGAKTDSYLKGMKEEFLKLWSIKNLDKGIRVKDEFLYAGDNKFKIPLILYYDEKGKITPTYFLGKKKKIQYSRDLIRKSPNQAFTWIDYCDTFEEFFKTEAPSNEFCTISGKLSANLKIEPLDEGFHLSNDDIIDITKQKIDSKNFSNYRKLIDWNLNGPLKSLVESSKEGEIIQYTHLPKNFEQAFNRVSFKNTKTPDHFYRYISGKKQKPEIKINGKKYKATLVKNDTGLIKKIHNLLRKTLYVFTGRAYFPTVTGVQKLELIK, encoded by the coding sequence ATGAGTAATATCTTTATCGTAAGTAATTACTTTACTGGTGTAGGGCTAAATGATGTTGTCCTCTATCACTTAAGACTTGATACAGTAGAAGCAGGAGTTGGTGAGTACACAAATATTATTATTGCTAGTGCTGCAATGATCATCTTATCAATTTTCTTCACTTATAAAATAACGAAAAAGAAGGTTGCATCACAATTTGCTACAGTAGTACTTCTACTGGCCATTATCTCAAGTCCATTGACACATAATCTCTATACTCTTTTAAAGCCTAATGAATTTCAAGGCGTAAAAATAGATATTCACAAAGCCGGTGACGAGATTGCAGAAATCAAAGATAAGAAAAACCTCATCATTATCTACGCTGAAGGTTTTGAAAAAACATATTTAAATGATGAGGTCTTTCCAGGAATGACACCAAATATGAGAGAGTTAGAAAAGCAATCTCTTTCATTTACTAATATGTATTCGAACTATGGTGCAACATGGACTATTGCAGGTATGGTTGCTTCACAATGTGGCGTTCCTCTTGAAGCAGCAGGTGAAGGCAATGCAATGGAAGGTATATTCAATTTCTATGGTTCTGCTGTTTGCCTTCCCGACATTCTCCATAGTAATGGCTATATTGGTGCCCACCTCAAAGGTGCCTCTGTCGTTTTCTCAGGTACGAAAAATTATTTAAAAACTCATAAGTATAGCCTTATTAAAGGTAAAGATGACTTGAAGAAGAAATACCCAACAGCAAGAACGAACTCTTGGGGATTTTATGATAAGAACTTATTTGATGAAGCAAAAATAGTTGCCGATAATTTAGCTAAAAAAGATAACCCGTTCTTTTTATCAGTAAATACATTAGATACACACCACCCAAAAGGTCATGTATTCCCATCATGTAAAATCAATCATCAAGATGGTGACAGTCGCTTAGTAAAAGCTTTTAAATGCTCTGATTATTATATTAAAGAATTTGTCGATAAAATCAGGGCCTCTGAATATAGTGACAACACTCTTATTGTTGTCATGTCAGATCATTTATCATTAAGAAATTTATTATCAGATAAATTACAGGGAATGGACCGTAAAAACCTATTTCTCATCAATTATCCAAATAATAGTAAGACTGGTGAGGTGACAAAACCCGGTACTCACCTTGATGTTGCAACAACACTCTTGGCTCAATTAGGTACTGATTATAAGGTTGGCCTTGGCGTTGATCTTTTAAAAGAAGAAAAAACTCTTTATGAACAATATGGTGCTAAAACAGACTCCTATTTAAAAGGAATGAAAGAAGAGTTTTTAAAGCTATGGTCTATTAAGAACCTAGATAAAGGTATTCGTGTAAAAGATGAATTTCTCTATGCTGGAGACAATAAGTTTAAAATTCCTCTAATCCTCTACTATGACGAGAAGGGAAAGATCACACCGACCTATTTTCTTGGAAAGAAGAAAAAAATACAATATTCAAGAGACTTAATTAGAAAGTCTCCAAACCAGGCCTTCACGTGGATTGACTACTGTGACACTTTTGAAGAGTTCTTTAAGACTGAGGCCCCAAGTAATGAGTTTTGTACTATCTCTGGAAAGCTAAGTGCGAATCTTAAAATTGAACCTTTAGATGAGGGCTTCCACTTAAGTAATGATGATATTATCGATATAACTAAGCAAAAGATCGATTCTAAAAATTTCTCAAACTATCGAAAGTTAATCGATTGGAATCTTAATGGGCCTCTTAAAAGTCTTGTGGAGAGCTCAAAAGAAGGTGAAATCATTCAATATACACATCTTCCAAAAAACTTCGAACAAGCATTCAACCGAGTAAGCTTTAAGAATACAAAAACACCTGATCACTTTTATCGCTATATTTCGGGAAAGAAACAAAAACCTGAGATAAAAATAAATGGGAAGAAGTATAAAGCAACACTCGTTAAAAATGATACTGGGCTGATTAAAAAAATCCATAACCTATTAAGGAAAACACTATACGTGTTCACTGGACGTGCATACTTCCCAACTGTAACAGGTGTTCAAAAGTTAGAGCTCATTAAATAA
- a CDS encoding polyprenol monophosphomannose synthase yields MSTGQLPWNRSLIIIPTYNEIDNIERMIDTIFGKYPEVSLLIIEDGSPDGTADVVKKKMESNENLHIIERTGKLGLGTAYITGFKWALENKYDFVFEMDCDFSHDPDAVKDLLAAAQENDLVIGSRYIDGIRIINWPFRRLLLSYCASIYTRFMTGIPVLDTTGGFKCFTRKALEAINLNKIISNGYIFQLELNYKVWDRGLKVKEVPIIFYERRDGQSKMGGGIIFEALFNVVKLRVLKLLGLLNS; encoded by the coding sequence GTGAGCACTGGCCAACTTCCATGGAATAGATCATTGATCATTATTCCAACTTACAATGAAATCGATAACATAGAGCGTATGATTGATACGATCTTTGGAAAATACCCAGAGGTCTCATTGCTTATTATAGAAGATGGTTCACCTGATGGAACTGCAGATGTGGTTAAAAAGAAGATGGAATCAAATGAAAATCTTCATATAATTGAGCGTACTGGAAAACTTGGACTGGGTACGGCCTATATCACTGGATTTAAGTGGGCCCTCGAAAATAAATATGACTTTGTCTTTGAGATGGACTGTGACTTTTCACATGATCCAGATGCGGTTAAAGACCTTCTAGCAGCAGCACAGGAAAATGATCTTGTTATTGGTTCTCGCTATATTGATGGAATTCGAATTATCAATTGGCCATTTAGAAGACTTCTATTATCTTACTGTGCATCTATTTATACACGATTCATGACAGGGATCCCTGTTCTTGATACAACAGGTGGCTTTAAGTGTTTCACACGTAAAGCACTTGAAGCTATTAATTTAAATAAAATCATCTCGAATGGTTATATCTTTCAACTTGAACTAAATTATAAGGTTTGGGATAGAGGACTTAAGGTAAAAGAAGTGCCAATTATCTTTTATGAAAGACGTGACGGTCAATCAAAAATGGGTGGCGGAATTATTTTTGAGGCCCTTTTTAATGTTGTAAAATTAAGAGTTTTAAAACTCTTAGGTTTACTAAATTCTTAA
- a CDS encoding LTA synthase family protein — MIDNIGEVLIPENGAIFGQIYRVKDVVTLLFIHLIIIVTFFKSKKFEVSYRRPLLGLASLIVYIFLVIFAPYSKEELSAFAKTMSDYYLNSSSKYIGEAYKNIDSILNYQFESTYPEDKKDIILVHLESYSGIYINKKINGKYVTPVMNELYKEGLSFKHFYSNSIQTIKGQYATLCSLIPLPRGKASYRVDSSKLDCLPRVLGQMGYTTYFHDSFGNPGFDNTHDFIKKSGFEYIKTSREIESKPGVLKWGWGVQDDFSYRYFVENIEEFKSNKKPIFAMIQTVSNHMWFDRVPKDQKEIFPNEKHLTEAFINSLHASDKYLGTLINELKEKKIFDNSIIIITGDHSFPNSEHGMKSNAAGAYEEFFRVPLLIISKSQNLDGNIENINGSQVDIKPTVLDLIGYKGEVQSAGETLLTKSERSSYLVQPYNGTFLSVVKHPYKVIWNKRNNRWQYFNLELDPEERSPIKKENKEIKALKKEIGFIFANEEYATQFTPKEG, encoded by the coding sequence TTGATTGATAATATTGGTGAAGTTTTAATACCTGAAAATGGTGCAATATTTGGACAAATTTATCGTGTAAAAGATGTTGTTACTCTTTTATTTATTCATTTAATAATCATAGTTACTTTTTTTAAGAGTAAAAAGTTTGAAGTTAGTTATAGAAGACCCTTGCTCGGCTTAGCTTCTTTAATCGTTTATATTTTCTTGGTGATCTTTGCACCATATTCTAAAGAAGAACTGTCTGCATTTGCTAAAACAATGTCTGACTATTATTTAAATAGTAGCTCAAAATATATTGGTGAAGCTTATAAAAACATCGATTCAATTTTAAATTATCAATTTGAATCAACTTATCCAGAAGATAAAAAAGATATTATTCTAGTACATCTAGAATCTTATTCAGGAATTTACATAAATAAAAAGATTAACGGCAAGTATGTTACACCCGTAATGAATGAACTTTATAAAGAGGGACTCTCTTTTAAGCATTTTTATTCTAACTCGATTCAAACAATTAAGGGCCAGTATGCGACTCTTTGTTCGCTAATTCCGCTTCCTCGAGGAAAAGCGTCATATCGTGTTGATAGCAGTAAGTTGGATTGTTTGCCTCGTGTACTTGGTCAAATGGGATATACGACATATTTCCATGACTCTTTTGGTAATCCTGGTTTTGATAATACACATGACTTCATAAAGAAATCTGGTTTTGAATATATAAAAACTTCTCGTGAAATAGAAAGTAAGCCTGGTGTTTTAAAGTGGGGATGGGGAGTCCAAGATGATTTTTCATACCGCTATTTCGTAGAGAATATTGAAGAGTTTAAATCAAATAAGAAGCCGATATTTGCAATGATCCAAACAGTATCAAATCATATGTGGTTTGATCGTGTACCAAAAGACCAAAAAGAGATATTTCCAAACGAAAAGCATTTAACAGAAGCCTTCATTAATTCTCTACATGCAAGTGATAAATACTTGGGAACATTGATAAATGAATTAAAAGAGAAAAAGATCTTCGATAATTCAATCATCATCATTACAGGTGATCATAGTTTTCCAAATTCTGAACACGGTATGAAAAGTAATGCAGCTGGCGCGTACGAAGAGTTCTTTAGGGTACCACTGTTAATTATTTCTAAATCTCAAAACTTAGATGGCAATATTGAAAATATTAATGGTAGTCAGGTAGATATCAAACCTACAGTATTAGACTTAATCGGATATAAGGGTGAAGTACAATCCGCTGGTGAAACGTTACTAACTAAATCAGAGCGAAGCTCTTACCTGGTTCAGCCATACAATGGTACTTTCTTATCAGTTGTTAAACATCCTTATAAAGTGATTTGGAATAAAAGAAATAATCGTTGGCAATATTTTAATTTAGAACTTGATCCTGAAGAAAGAAGTCCAATTAAAAAAGAAAATAAAGAGATTAAAGCTTTAAAAAAAGAAATTGGATTTATCTTTGCCAATGAAGAATACGCAACACAATTTACTCCTAAAGAGGGTTAA
- a CDS encoding glycerophosphodiester phosphodiesterase family protein, giving the protein MYILRPLLILILTFTSSAIELGELDLKLIQSTSKGDNVLVQKKLTSEQIRELSSKYERRFLKSANTQELFTVIKDIKTKRTFNISLNYNIYQAKLIADHSPLLIKIKNAIKEFWYKIIKKDFIPELTGIFKLEIIKRFEPPHKDAFTDTSRFIAHAGGVIDGRIYTNSLEAINSSYKKGFRRIELDLQETSDGIIVAVHEWDDWADETNFSGDLPPTHQDFMNHKLFNKYTPLDLSTIRNWFKEHPDAVLVTDKINKPKKVLEVFKYKDRLVMELFNESSLNEALKLNIKEAMPTHYLYLNIKNKLDEYFRKGITSIALSRYYAKNNYDDLLKLRKQGFKVYAYHLNHGKDKRDERFVACNELGLFHGFYADNWNFKEEVECFNPL; this is encoded by the coding sequence ATGTATATACTTAGGCCCTTACTAATTCTTATTCTGACTTTTACAAGTTCAGCTATTGAGCTAGGAGAATTAGATTTAAAATTAATTCAATCCACATCTAAAGGGGATAACGTCTTAGTTCAAAAGAAGCTCACCTCTGAGCAAATTAGAGAATTGAGTTCAAAATATGAAAGAAGATTTTTGAAATCAGCAAATACACAAGAGCTTTTCACTGTAATAAAAGATATTAAAACAAAGAGAACTTTCAATATATCACTTAATTACAATATCTATCAGGCTAAATTAATCGCAGATCACTCACCATTATTAATTAAGATTAAAAATGCCATCAAGGAATTTTGGTACAAAATAATAAAGAAAGACTTTATCCCTGAATTAACAGGTATATTTAAACTTGAAATCATAAAAAGGTTTGAGCCCCCACATAAAGATGCATTCACAGATACTTCACGCTTCATTGCTCATGCTGGAGGTGTAATCGATGGAAGAATTTACACTAACTCACTTGAAGCAATTAACAGTAGTTACAAAAAAGGCTTTAGAAGAATTGAATTAGATCTCCAAGAGACAAGTGATGGCATAATCGTGGCCGTCCACGAATGGGATGATTGGGCCGATGAAACAAATTTTAGTGGCGACCTTCCGCCTACCCATCAAGATTTTATGAATCACAAATTATTTAATAAGTATACACCACTGGATCTAAGTACGATTCGTAATTGGTTCAAAGAACATCCTGATGCAGTTTTAGTTACTGATAAGATTAATAAGCCCAAAAAAGTATTAGAAGTTTTCAAATATAAAGATCGTTTAGTAATGGAGTTATTTAACGAATCCTCATTAAATGAAGCATTAAAGCTAAATATAAAAGAGGCCATGCCAACTCATTATCTTTATTTAAATATAAAGAATAAACTCGATGAATATTTTAGAAAGGGAATTACTTCAATCGCACTAAGTCGTTACTACGCTAAGAATAATTACGATGATCTTTTGAAGTTAAGAAAACAAGGGTTTAAAGTCTACGCTTATCACCTTAACCACGGAAAAGATAAGCGAGATGAGAGATTTGTAGCATGTAATGAACTAGGATTATTCCATGGATTCTATGCTGACAATTGGAACTTTAAAGAGGAAGTAGAATGCTTTAACCCTCTTTAG